A single window of Methylocella tundrae DNA harbors:
- a CDS encoding response regulator: MLADIGCKCVDVASSVEVAMEALTKAEPNFAMLDINLNGTRSFPIADILKSREIPFVFLSGYGSRGLDEAYFGAKILQKPFQLGDLETAIQSALG; this comes from the coding sequence ATGCTCGCCGATATCGGATGCAAATGTGTCGACGTCGCTTCTTCCGTGGAGGTGGCCATGGAAGCTCTCACCAAGGCCGAGCCGAATTTCGCGATGCTGGACATTAATCTGAATGGCACACGCAGCTTTCCGATAGCCGACATCCTGAAATCGCGAGAGATTCCTTTTGTTTTCTTGTCCGGTTACGGCTCGCGGGGTCTAGATGAGGCTTATTTCGGAGCCAAAATTCTGCAAAAGCCATTTCAATTAGGCGATCTCGAAACCGCTATCCAAAGCGCTCTCGGCTAG
- the hrcA gene encoding heat-inducible transcriptional repressor HrcA: MAMPLDPTRPNGSGLTSLNERSREIFRQIVDSYLTSGEAVGSRHVARLLPMPLSPASVRNVMQDLEELGLIYAPHTSAGRLPTELGLRFFVDAMLEIGDVSPGEREHIEAQVKAAAQEQSLEAVLGDAMSMLSGLTRGAGVVVTTKDNARLKHIEFVRIEPERALAVLVSEDGSVENRILHIPAWLPPSALIEAGNFLNARIRGRTLLDVRIEIEASHRAAEKELGELTTRLIDAGLASWAESSGDPQLIVRGQANLLQDLTAIEDLERIRLLFADLETKKDVIDLLNRAEGGEGVRIFIGSENKLFSLSGSSMIAAPFHDEQQRLVGVLGVIGPTRLNYARIVPMVDYTSKVVSRMLQNR, translated from the coding sequence ATGGCGATGCCTTTGGACCCTACGCGCCCTAACGGCAGCGGTTTGACGAGCCTCAACGAGCGCTCCCGGGAAATTTTTCGGCAGATCGTCGATTCCTATCTCACCAGCGGCGAGGCGGTGGGGTCACGCCATGTCGCGCGGCTGCTGCCGATGCCGCTGTCGCCCGCCTCTGTCCGCAATGTAATGCAGGATCTTGAGGAACTCGGCCTGATCTATGCCCCTCACACCAGCGCGGGGCGGCTTCCGACCGAGCTTGGCCTGCGCTTTTTCGTCGACGCCATGCTCGAAATCGGCGACGTCAGCCCCGGTGAACGCGAACATATCGAGGCGCAGGTCAAGGCCGCGGCGCAGGAACAATCGCTCGAGGCCGTGCTCGGCGACGCGATGAGCATGCTGTCGGGACTGACACGCGGCGCCGGCGTCGTCGTGACGACAAAAGACAACGCGCGTCTCAAACACATCGAATTTGTCCGGATCGAGCCGGAGCGCGCGCTCGCGGTGCTTGTCTCCGAGGATGGCTCGGTCGAAAACCGCATCCTCCATATTCCCGCCTGGCTGCCGCCCTCCGCCCTCATCGAAGCCGGCAATTTTCTCAATGCGCGCATCCGCGGCCGCACTTTGCTTGATGTCCGGATCGAGATCGAGGCCTCCCACCGGGCCGCCGAAAAGGAGCTCGGCGAACTCACGACGCGCCTGATCGACGCCGGCCTTGCAAGCTGGGCTGAGAGTTCCGGCGACCCGCAGCTTATCGTCAGGGGCCAGGCCAATCTCTTGCAGGATTTGACGGCGATCGAGGACCTCGAACGCATCCGCCTGCTGTTCGCCGACCTCGAGACGAAGAAAGACGTGATCGACCTTCTGAACCGGGCGGAAGGCGGCGAGGGCGTGCGCATCTTCATCGGATCCGAGAACAAGCTTTTTTCGCTGTCCGGATCATCAATGATCGCGGCGCCCTTTCACGATGAGCAGCAGCGCCTCGTCGGCGTCCTCGGCGTCATCGGCCCGACGCGTCTGAATTACGCGCGCATCGTGCCGATGGTCGATTACACCTCGAAGGTCGTCTCTCGCATGTTGCAGAATCGATAG
- a CDS encoding MarR family winged helix-turn-helix transcriptional regulator gives MSEDDVMPRVDQQLCFALYSTLHAINKVYAPLLAAIGLTYPQYLVMLALWETDDVTVKAIGERLHLDSGTLTPLLKRLEAAGLLSRARDPKDERQVRVKLTEKGSDMRRQARNIPGQMARAMGRPADDLKAVRKELRRIRNALLGKRDKSEKGEQQRIGSF, from the coding sequence ATGTCTGAAGACGACGTCATGCCGCGGGTCGACCAGCAGCTGTGCTTTGCGCTCTATTCGACGCTTCACGCGATAAATAAAGTCTATGCGCCTCTTCTCGCCGCGATCGGCCTCACCTATCCGCAATATCTCGTGATGCTGGCGCTCTGGGAAACGGATGACGTGACGGTCAAGGCGATCGGCGAGCGCCTTCATCTTGATTCGGGCACGCTGACCCCGCTCCTGAAGCGGCTCGAGGCCGCGGGATTGCTCAGCCGCGCCCGCGATCCGAAGGATGAGCGTCAGGTGCGCGTCAAGCTGACCGAAAAGGGAAGCGACATGCGCAGACAGGCGAGGAATATCCCCGGGCAGATGGCGCGGGCGATGGGCCGCCCCGCGGACGATCTCAAGGCCGTCCGCAAGGAATTGCGCCGCATCCGCAACGCTCTCCTCGGCAAGCGCGACAAATCAGAGAAAGGCGAGCAGCAGCGGATCGGCTCTTTCTGA